From Pectinophora gossypiella chromosome 18, ilPecGoss1.1, whole genome shotgun sequence, one genomic window encodes:
- the LOC126374790 gene encoding uncharacterized protein LOC126374790, protein MLPVTFCILNRRKFHKYFLVLIYLVIGLSFCLSGPILTTQRANKAVTENYSEIYNSTLANLDYDTDSNNSTEEDIKDLNLETVQQNLNEEDLYEHESGNKTVEERSFIFIHGPRIRVSHINPRLQSPQRRKNFTEKSNYKTFVSNVGSVESLGRFDDLPFRFDNDSPSLHEFKDLFSEIKNTPTSNYYPAKDPYYSGSLAHYIQNEMTALSQEMTNTKGIIEQQIQDQKLKEDLINLQFQYPGLMKGDIRKFPYPKDRRISMNLKVESDLQRGAATGVHENNLKQSPLNIDSEYTSPNQQFEVTKKFNRSNAKSALQAHNVPPFPSIKTVEDHHEYVELLKPPLVRSKGKGNEQNMFNKIPDRTYIQNPTNINPNDPRSSYGFKKQFMQDALRGDYHRNEVHGPNSKTVPYYEEDEEIDFHDTRLIKKLQEIKKLDAALPDVSVSLESDGRKDPNTYINKVIHANKLNGNKGKCVYPGCDAPYYKLKSNKQQKCKCNPNNSKRTSPVSNSQETLKNPRSTESEESLLK, encoded by the exons ATGTTACCAGTTACCTTTTGCATACTAAATCGAAGAAAATTTCACAAGTACTTCTTAGTTCTGATATACCTGGTGATTGGATTGTCGTTCTGTTTAAGCGGCCCTATTTTAACTACACAG CGTGCAAACAAAGCGGTAACAGAAAATTACTCAGAAATATACAATTCCACATTAGCTAATCTTGATTACGATACTGACTCTAACAACAGTACTGAAGAAGACATAAAggatttgaatttagaaacaGTACAACAAAACCTGAACGAAGAAGATTTGTATGAACATGAAAGCGGTAATAAAACTGTAGAAGAGAGGTCTTTTATCTTCATCCATGGTCCGAGGATCAGAGTGTCGCACATAAACCCACGACTTCAAAGCCCACAGCGGAGAAAAAACTTCACTGAAAAAAGCAACTACAAAACATTTGTGTCGAACGTGGGCTCTGTTGAAAGTTTGGGGCGATTTGACGATTTACCTTTTCGGTTTGATAATGATAGTCCATCGTTACATGAATTTAAGGATTTGTTCtcagaaataaaaaacacaccAACAAGCAATTACTATCCAGCCAAGGATCCATATTACAGTGGAAGCTTGGCACATTACATCCAAAATGAAATGACGGCTTTATCTCAAGAAATGACAAACACAAAAGGAATAATAGAACAGCAGATTCAAGACCAAAAACTAAAGGAAGACTTAATCAACTTGCAATTTCAATACCCAGGGTTAATGAAAGGTGACATAAGGAAGTTCCCGTATCCAAAAGATAGGCGAATTAGTATGAATCTAAAAGTCGAATCAGATTTGCAAAGAGGTGCCGCCACAGGTGTACATGAGAACAATTTGAAACAGAGCCCATTAAATATTGATAGCGAGTACACCAGCCCAAATCAACAATTCGAAGTTACAAAAAAGTTTAATCGTAGTAACGCAAAGAGTGCTCTCCAAGCACACAACGTACCACCGTTTCCAAGTATAAAAACTGTTGAAGATCATCATGAATACGTGGAGCTACTGAAACCTCCGCTTGTAAGATCTAAAGGGAAAGGAAACGAACAAAACATGTTTAACAAGATACCAGACCGGACTTACATACAGAATCCAACCAATATTAATCCAAACGATCCTAGATCATCATACGGATTTAAAAAACAGTTTATGCAAGACGCTTTACGTGGTGATTATCATAGAAATGAAGTACACGGACCGAATAGTAAAACTGTACCATATTATGAAGAAGATGAAGAAATAGATTTTCATGATAcgcgtttaataaaaaaactccAAGAGATTAAAAAGTTGGATGCCGCTTTACCAGATGTCAGTGTATCACTCGAATCTGATGGCAGAAAAGATCCAAATACgtatataaataaagttatacaCGCGAATAAATTGAATGGTAACAAAGGTAAATGCGTTTACCCTGGTTGTGATGCGCCATATTATAAActaaaatcaaataaacaacAGAAATGCAAGTGTAACCCGAATAACAGTAAAAGAACAAGTCCAGTATCTAACAGTCAGGAAACATTAAAAAATCCAAGGAGTACAGAATCAGAAGAAAGTcttcttaaataa
- the LOC126374808 gene encoding uncharacterized protein LOC126374808, translated as MKTALVVLALVAVGYAAPQPRKLFHEHLEDFLDVVREEAGAELEHIFEHYLEFEEFVATLDYLATADYKELIYEMESLPEFKAVVDFLEKDNIDIMFFVDLVNEMLEQQFPPSARKVRHELSGTDYSAFINDIIDAFPKEKLAALYEEKIAEYDDFRVALENLESQEWQDTWNALWNSEVFQKEIQTLESHGIYFNSLIKELRALFGQ; from the exons ATGAAGACCGCTTTAGTAGTCTTGGCCCTTGTGGCTGTTGGTTACGCCGCACCACAGCCAAGGAAGCTTTTCCATGAGCATTTAGAAGACTTCCTGGACGTGGTGAGGGAAGAAGCTGGAGCAGAGTTGGAGCACATCTTTGAACATTACTTGGAGTTCGAAGAGTTCGTCGCCACCTTGGATTACCTCGCCACTGCCGACTACAAGGAACTCATTTATGAGATGGAATCGCTGCCTGAATTCAAGGCT GTCGTTGACTTCTTGGAGAAAGACAACATTGACATCATGTTCTTCGTGGACCTTGTAAATGAAATGCTGG AACAACAATTCCCGCCATCTGCCAGGAAGGTGCGTCACGAACTAAGCGGCACAGACTATTCTGCCTTCATCAATGACATAATCGATGCCTTCCCCAAGGAGAAATTGGCAGCACTTTACGAGGAGAAAATAGCTGAATACGATGACTTTAGAGTGGCTCTGGAGAATTTGGAAAGCCAAGAGTGGCAAGATACCTGGAACGCTCTCTGGAACAGTGAGGTGTTCCAAAAGGAGATCCAGACTTTGGAATCCCACGGAATCTACTTCAACTCTTTGATCAAAGAGCTCAGAGCTTTATTTGGACAGTAA